One genomic segment of Podarcis muralis chromosome 18, rPodMur119.hap1.1, whole genome shotgun sequence includes these proteins:
- the TBXA2R gene encoding thromboxane A2 receptor, producing MANSTENRTLGSCFRSANGTEAYRGDAAASPWFSTVFGLIGLSSNLFAFCVLVNSSRKMHSRSRSSFLVFLCGLVATDFMGLLLTFSIVVPYHFTRFDWRLVDPGCHLCNFMGLVMIFFGLCPLLLGATMAGERFLGINRPFSRSTKMTKQRAWTLVGLVWAGGFILGLLPVFGLGDYTLQYPNSWCFLTLLHDPRNVVFCLIFALLGLFCVGLSFLLNTVSVVTLCRVYHDSESVQRRRDSEVEMMVQLLGIMVIASVCWLPLLILIAQTALQAPRGGLPLNQIPRDTEIQLLIYLRVATWNQILDPWVYILFRRAVLRRIYPSFKTRPSIVSLYPVLNPSLRRKFTQESVLQ from the exons ATGGCAAACTCCACCGAGAACCGCACCCTCGGCTCCTGTTTCCGGAGCGCCAACGGCACGGAGGCGTATCGCGGCGACGCGGCCGCCTCGCCGTGGTTTTCCACCGTCTTCGGCCTCATCGGACTCTCCTCCAACCTCTTCGCCTTCTGCGTGTTGGTCAACTCCTCCCGGAAGATGCACAGCCGTTCGCGCTCGTCTTTCCTGGTCTTCCTCTGCGGGCTGGTGGCCACCGACTTCATGGGCCTCTTGTTGACCTTCTCCATCGTGGTCCCGTACCACTTCACTCGCTTCGACTGGAGGCTGGTGGACCCTGGTTGCCACCTCTGCAACTTCATGGGCCTGGTGATGATCTTCTTCGGGTTGTGCCCCTTGCTCCTCGGTGCCACCATGGCTGGAGAACGCTTCCTGGGCATCAACCGGCCCTTCTCCCGCTCCACCAAGATGACCAAACAGCGGGCATGGACGTTGGTGGGGCTGGTGTGGGCTGGGGGCTTCATCCTCGGCCTTCTGCCCGTCTTCGGCCTGGGCGACTACACCCTGCAGTACCCCAACTCTTGGTGCTTCCTGACGTTGCTCCACGACCCCAGGAACGTGGTCTTCTGCCTCATCTTCGCTCTCCTCGGCCTCTTCTGCGTGGGCCTCTCCTTCCTGCTCAACACGGTCAGCGTGGTCACCCTCTGCCGCGTCTACCACGACTCCGAGTCCGTCCAGAGGCGGCGAGACAGCGAGGTGGAGATGATGGTGCAACTGCTAGGCATCATGGTCATCGCCAGTGTCTgctggctccccctgctg ATCCTCATCGCGCAGACGGCTCTCCAAGCTCCCCGAGGCGGCTTGCCCCTCAACCAGATCCCCCGGGACACCGAAATCCAGCTCCTCATCTACCTTCGAGTCGCAACCTGGAACCAGATCCTGGATCCCTGGGTCTACATCCTCTTCCGGCGGGCGGTGCTGCGAAGGATCTACCCCAGTTTCAAAACCCGGCCCTCCATCGTCTCACTGTACCCGGTGCTCAACCCATCCCTGAGGAGGAAATTCACCCAGGAATCTGTGCTCCAGTAG
- the GIPC3 gene encoding PDZ domain-containing protein GIPC3, producing the protein MLRRAKRPSREGDAERQGGTPMENGVSRETGGSQASSSSSEGGRGTPGQSGGTPAPRQPRVRPRLIFHTQLAHGSPTGKIEGFTNVKELYAKIAEVFDISPTEILFCTLNTHKVDMQKLLGGQIGLEDFIFAHIRGETKEVEVTKTEDALGLTITDNGAGCAFIKRIKEGSIINRIPVVCVGDSIEAINDQTIVGCRHYEVAKMLREMPKAQPFTLRLVEPKRAFDMISQRTRSNKVPSEGKVASGKETLRLRSKGSATLEEAPSECEEEAAGKVDDLLESYMGIRDVELASSMVEMAKGRQGSEDFARGLDLLLGEFAFPEEFVAEVWRTICEAKGSPK; encoded by the exons ATGCTGCGTAGGGCCAAGCGACCGAGCCGGGAAGGAGACGCAGAACGGCAAGGAGGGACGCCGATGGAGAACGGTGTGTCCCGGGAAACCGGGGGCTCCCAGGCCTCGTCCTCTTCCTCCGAAGGGGGCCGGGGCACCCCGGGGCAGAGCGGGGGCACCCCGGCGCCCCGCCAGCCCCGCGTGAGACCCCGACTCATCTTCCACACCCAGCTGGCCCACGGAAGCCCCACCGGAAAGATCGAAGGGTTCACCAATGTCAAGGAGTTGTACGCCAAAATCGCAGAGGTCTTCGACATCTCCCCCACAGAG ATCCTTTTCTGCACCCTCAACACTCACAAGGTGGACATGCAAAAACTTCTCGGAGGCCAGATAGGTCTGGAGGACTTCATTTTCGCCCACATCCGCGGGGAGACGAAGGAGGTGGAGGTGACGAAGACGGAGGATGCTCTGGGTCTCACCATCACAGATAACGGGGCCGGATGTGCCTTCATCAAG CGCATCAAAGAAGGCAGCATTATCAACCGCATCCCGGTCGTGTGCGTCGGAGACAGCATCGAGGCCATCAACGACCAAACCATCGTCGGGTGCCGCCACTACGAAGTTGCCAAGATGTTGCGTGAGATGCCGAAAGCCCAACCCTTCACCCTGCGCCTCGTGGAGCCGAAAAGGGCCTTTG ACATGATCAGCCAGAGAACACGAAGCAACAAAGTGCCCAGCGAGGGGAAAGTGGCCAGCGGGAAGGAGACACTGCGGCTACGATCCAAGGGCAGCGCCACGTTGGAGGAGGCG CCCAGCGAGTGCGAGGAGGAAGCCGCCGGGAAAGTCGACGACCTCCTGGAGAGTTATATGGGGATCCGAGACGTGGAACTGG CCTCGAGTATGGTGGAAATGGCCAAGGGACGGCAGGGCTCTGAAGATTTCGCCCGCGGCCTGGATCTCCTTCTGGGAGAGTTTGCCTTCCCAGAAGAATTTGTCGCCGAGGTCTGGAGAACCATCTGCGAGGCCAAGGGGAGCCCCAAGTAG